A DNA window from Tenuifilaceae bacterium CYCD contains the following coding sequences:
- a CDS encoding GTP-binding protein: MQGIRNIAIIAHVDHGKTTLVDKMIIQGKLFKDHEKPGELILDSNDLERERGITILAKNVSVNYKGYKINIIDTPGHSDFGGEVERVLNMADGVLLLVDAFEGTMPQTRFVLQKALALGLKPIVVINKVDKPNCRPEEVQEQVFELMFNLDATEEQLNFPTIYGSAKHNWMSDDWRKPSGDITPLLDKIIEYVPAPKQLKGTPQLLITSLDYSSYVGRIAIGRLHRGTLTSGQSVSLAKHNGQVIRTKIKELLVFEGLEKRKVDTVVSGDICALVGIEDFEIGDTIADLENPEPLPTIAVDEPTMSMLFTINDSPFFGKDGKYVTSRHIKDRLDKELEKNLALRVESTDSADSFMVYGRGVLHLSVLIETMRREGYELQVGQPKVIIKMVGGERCEPIEFLTVDLPEEVSGKAIEQVTRRRGTLLTMERRGDRIHLEFEIPSRGIIGLRNILLTATAGEAVIAHRFKDFEPYRGEIETRVNGSLIAMESGTSYAYAINKLQDRGSFFIDEHEDVYAGQVIGENSRAGDIVVNVTKSKKLTNMRASGSDEKAFLAPPRKFSLEEALEYIQEDEYVEITPKSMRLRKIYLDENERKRRSKNG, from the coding sequence ATGCAGGGGATAAGAAATATTGCGATAATTGCGCACGTGGATCATGGGAAGACCACATTGGTGGACAAAATGATTATACAGGGTAAACTTTTCAAGGATCACGAAAAGCCCGGCGAATTAATTCTCGATAGCAATGATTTAGAACGTGAAAGAGGCATAACCATTCTTGCTAAGAACGTTTCTGTTAACTATAAGGGTTACAAAATCAACATCATAGACACCCCTGGCCACTCCGACTTTGGTGGTGAGGTGGAGCGTGTGCTAAATATGGCCGATGGAGTTTTACTCCTTGTTGATGCCTTTGAGGGCACTATGCCTCAAACTCGCTTTGTGCTTCAAAAAGCGCTTGCTTTAGGACTAAAGCCGATTGTGGTCATCAACAAGGTTGATAAGCCAAATTGTCGCCCAGAGGAAGTGCAGGAGCAAGTGTTTGAATTGATGTTCAATCTTGATGCAACCGAGGAGCAGTTGAATTTCCCAACAATATATGGTAGCGCTAAGCACAACTGGATGTCCGATGATTGGCGGAAACCATCAGGAGATATCACTCCCCTTCTCGATAAAATTATTGAATACGTTCCCGCACCAAAACAACTAAAGGGAACGCCACAGCTCCTAATTACCTCGCTCGATTACTCTAGCTATGTTGGACGAATTGCTATTGGTCGTTTGCATAGGGGAACACTAACCTCGGGTCAGTCGGTATCGTTGGCAAAGCATAATGGCCAGGTTATTCGCACCAAAATTAAAGAGCTCCTTGTTTTTGAAGGATTAGAAAAGCGAAAAGTTGATACCGTTGTTTCCGGTGATATTTGTGCACTGGTTGGTATTGAGGATTTTGAAATTGGCGATACTATAGCCGATTTGGAGAATCCAGAACCATTACCAACAATTGCTGTTGACGAGCCAACCATGAGCATGCTTTTCACCATTAACGATTCACCTTTCTTTGGCAAGGACGGTAAATATGTGACATCACGCCACATTAAGGATCGGCTTGATAAAGAGCTGGAAAAGAATCTTGCGTTGCGTGTTGAATCTACAGATTCTGCTGATTCTTTCATGGTATATGGCCGAGGTGTACTTCATTTATCGGTGCTGATTGAAACAATGCGACGCGAGGGCTATGAGTTGCAGGTTGGCCAGCCAAAGGTTATCATTAAAATGGTTGGAGGCGAAAGGTGCGAGCCAATAGAATTCTTAACAGTCGATTTACCTGAAGAAGTTTCAGGAAAAGCCATAGAGCAGGTTACCCGTCGTCGTGGAACATTGTTAACCATGGAGCGCCGTGGCGACAGAATTCACCTTGAGTTTGAAATTCCATCGAGGGGAATTATTGGGTTGCGTAATATATTGCTTACTGCCACTGCAGGTGAGGCTGTAATTGCGCACCGCTTTAAGGATTTTGAACCATACCGTGGTGAAATAGAAACTCGTGTTAATGGATCGCTTATTGCCATGGAGAGCGGAACATCCTATGCTTATGCTATAAACAAGTTGCAGGATCGTGGGTCTTTCTTTATCGACGAGCACGAGGATGTTTATGCTGGGCAGGTTATCGGAGAAAATTCGCGTGCGGGCGATATTGTGGTTAATGTTACTAAATCCAAAAAATTAACCAATATGCGCGCCTCTGGTTCCGACGAAAAAGCCTTTTTGGCACCACCACGAAAGTTTAGTTTAGAAGAAGCCCTTGAGTATATTCAGGAGGATGAATACGTTGAAATAACACCAAAATCGATGCGATTGCGTAAGATTTATCTCGATGAAAATGAACGTAAGCGCCGATCAAAAAATGGTTAA
- the pyrH gene encoding uridylate kinase, which produces MLKYKRILLKLSGEALMGDDKYGINTSILNSYGEQIKEIAEMGVEIGIVIGGGNIFRGLTGVSKGFDRVKGDQMGMLATVINSLAIQSAIEGAGGKAKVFTATKMEPVGELYSKAKVLDAFKQGFVCIIAGGTGNPFFTTDTASALRGVEIEADVLLKGTRVDGVYTADPEKDKTATKFDEITFTEAYEKKLKVMDLTAFTMCSENNLSIYVFDMNTNGNLKKVVLGEKIGTLVKN; this is translated from the coding sequence ATGTTAAAATATAAACGAATTCTCCTAAAACTCAGCGGCGAAGCGCTCATGGGCGATGATAAATACGGTATTAATACTTCTATTTTGAATTCCTATGGGGAGCAAATAAAAGAGATTGCCGAGATGGGCGTTGAGATAGGAATTGTAATTGGTGGAGGAAATATATTCCGTGGCCTTACTGGAGTTTCTAAGGGTTTCGATAGGGTAAAGGGCGATCAAATGGGAATGCTTGCTACTGTTATCAATAGTTTGGCAATTCAATCGGCCATTGAGGGTGCTGGTGGTAAAGCAAAGGTTTTTACTGCAACCAAGATGGAGCCAGTTGGCGAGCTTTACTCAAAGGCTAAAGTTTTGGATGCATTCAAGCAGGGATTTGTCTGCATAATTGCAGGAGGAACAGGAAACCCTTTCTTTACAACCGATACTGCATCAGCGTTGCGGGGTGTTGAGATTGAAGCCGACGTTTTACTGAAAGGAACCCGCGTGGATGGCGTCTATACAGCCGATCCTGAAAAGGATAAAACTGCCACGAAGTTCGATGAAATTACATTTACCGAGGCATACGAGAAAAAATTAAAAGTGATGGATTTAACTGCATTCACCATGTGCAGCGAAAATAATCTTTCTATTTATGTTTTCGACATGAACACCAATGGAAACCTAAAAAAGGTTGTTTTGGGAGAAAAAATTGGTACATTAGTTAAAAATTAA
- a CDS encoding glycyl radical enzyme, with protein sequence MKERIKRLREQSLRATNTFSAERAKLVTEFYASGEAEKHSIPVQRALCFKYIMSNKTICINEGELIVGERGPAPKATSTYPEVSLHTLPDLEIINSRPKVSFRVDDDTRKIYEETIIPFWKGRTQRDRIFENLSDEWKQAYEAGVFTEFQEQRAPGHTVASKKIFVKGLTDFKADVKQTLAKLDFKNDPQVIERREELRAMDIAADTLIIFANRYADELEKLASKEKDTVRKEELAEMARICRKVPANAPSTFHEMLQHYWFIHLGVITELNPWDSFNPGRLDQHLYPFYKRELDLGVLTEERAVELLQSFWVKFNNHPSPPKMGVTAEESNTYTDFSLINLGGVKEDGSDAVNDLTYVLLNVIEEMRILQPSSMVQISKKNPDRFVKRAVRIAKTGFGQPSFFNTDAIVQQLLSQGKSIVDARNGGASGCVETGAFGTEAYILTGYFNLNKVLEITLNNGVDPMTGKTIGLKTGNPEDFKSFNELYAAYEKQLNHFIDIKIEGNNIIEKLWATYMPVPLLSLITEDCIKNGKDYNAGGARYNTSYIQGVGLGSITDNLTVIRKHIFDDKTIGMGEMLKALQSNFVGFDQLRHDVIYEMPKWGNNDDCADRNAVMVFNSFYNAVNGRPTSRGGVFRINMLPTTSHVYFGSKIGTMPDGRLAKEPLSEGISPVQGADKKGPTAVIQSAAKIDHIKTGGTLLNQKFSPSFFNSEESLDKIVSLVRAYFKLDGHHIQFNVVNADTLRDAQKHPEKYQDLIVRVAGYSDYFNDLGMALQNEIIRRTEHEAF encoded by the coding sequence ATGAAAGAAAGAATAAAAAGATTAAGAGAGCAGAGCCTTCGGGCAACCAATACATTCTCGGCCGAAAGGGCTAAACTCGTAACAGAATTCTATGCATCGGGCGAGGCCGAAAAGCATTCAATCCCTGTTCAAAGGGCGTTGTGCTTTAAGTATATTATGTCGAATAAGACCATTTGCATTAACGAAGGGGAGTTAATTGTTGGCGAAAGAGGCCCTGCGCCAAAGGCTACATCAACATACCCAGAGGTGAGCCTACATACACTGCCCGATTTGGAGATTATTAACTCCAGACCCAAGGTTTCATTTAGGGTTGATGATGATACCCGTAAAATTTACGAGGAAACAATAATTCCTTTCTGGAAAGGGAGAACTCAACGTGACAGAATATTTGAAAATCTTAGCGATGAATGGAAACAAGCCTACGAGGCTGGCGTTTTTACAGAGTTTCAGGAGCAACGAGCACCAGGGCATACTGTTGCCAGTAAAAAAATATTTGTAAAAGGATTAACCGACTTTAAGGCTGATGTTAAGCAAACATTAGCAAAACTTGATTTTAAGAATGATCCACAGGTCATTGAGCGTCGCGAGGAGCTAAGGGCAATGGATATTGCTGCCGATACGCTTATTATTTTCGCCAATCGCTATGCCGATGAGTTAGAAAAACTAGCATCAAAGGAAAAGGATACAGTTAGAAAGGAAGAATTAGCTGAAATGGCAAGGATTTGCCGAAAAGTTCCGGCAAACGCTCCATCAACTTTCCACGAGATGCTCCAGCATTACTGGTTTATACATCTTGGAGTGATTACAGAGTTGAACCCTTGGGATTCGTTCAATCCCGGAAGGTTGGATCAGCATTTGTATCCATTCTACAAACGTGAGTTGGATTTGGGTGTATTAACGGAGGAACGTGCAGTTGAACTTCTTCAATCGTTTTGGGTGAAGTTCAACAACCATCCATCGCCACCAAAAATGGGAGTTACCGCCGAGGAGAGCAATACCTACACTGACTTTTCGCTCATCAATCTTGGTGGTGTTAAGGAGGATGGCAGCGATGCAGTTAATGATCTTACCTACGTTCTGCTCAATGTTATTGAGGAGATGCGCATTTTGCAGCCCAGCTCAATGGTTCAGATCAGCAAGAAAAATCCCGATAGGTTTGTGAAACGTGCCGTTCGCATTGCAAAAACTGGTTTTGGGCAACCATCGTTCTTCAATACCGACGCTATAGTTCAGCAGTTACTGAGCCAGGGAAAATCCATAGTCGATGCACGTAATGGCGGGGCAAGCGGCTGTGTTGAGACTGGCGCATTTGGAACTGAGGCGTATATCCTTACTGGATACTTCAACCTGAATAAGGTTTTGGAAATCACCCTAAACAATGGGGTTGATCCTATGACTGGTAAAACAATTGGTCTCAAAACCGGAAATCCCGAGGATTTTAAATCGTTCAATGAACTGTATGCCGCTTACGAAAAGCAACTCAATCATTTTATCGATATAAAAATTGAGGGGAATAATATTATAGAGAAACTTTGGGCAACGTATATGCCTGTGCCTTTGCTATCATTAATCACCGAGGATTGTATAAAGAATGGGAAGGATTACAATGCGGGTGGAGCTCGTTACAATACCAGTTACATTCAGGGTGTTGGATTGGGAAGTATTACCGATAACTTAACAGTAATCCGCAAGCATATTTTCGATGATAAAACAATAGGCATGGGCGAAATGCTGAAGGCTTTACAATCGAACTTTGTAGGTTTTGACCAGTTGCGTCACGATGTAATTTACGAAATGCCAAAGTGGGGCAATAATGATGATTGTGCCGACAGGAATGCTGTGATGGTTTTCAACAGTTTCTACAATGCGGTAAATGGTCGCCCAACTTCGCGTGGTGGTGTTTTCCGAATAAATATGCTGCCCACAACTAGCCACGTTTACTTTGGAAGCAAGATTGGCACAATGCCCGATGGTCGTTTGGCCAAAGAGCCATTGAGTGAAGGCATCAGCCCTGTTCAAGGAGCCGATAAAAAAGGCCCAACAGCAGTAATTCAATCGGCTGCTAAAATAGACCATATCAAAACTGGCGGAACGCTACTTAACCAGAAATTCTCGCCATCGTTTTTCAATAGCGAGGAAAGTTTGGATAAGATTGTAAGTTTGGTTAGAGCATACTTTAAGTTAGATGGACATCATATTCAGTTTAACGTTGTAAATGCAGATACACTGCGTGATGCACAAAAACATCCAGAAAAGTATCAGGACTTGATTGTGCGTGTGGCTGGGTACTCCGATTATTTCAATGATTTGGGAATGGCTTTGCAGAACGAGATAATTCGAAGAACAGAACACGAAGCATTTTAA
- a CDS encoding formate acetyltransferase activating enzyme, translating to MSEKSGLVFDIRHFSVHDGPGIRTTVFLKGCPLSCAWCHNPESQLFEPEACVRIRRIDDKEFPITETIGKPMSVEEVMGEVAKDISIFDESNGGVTFSGGEPLSQHDFLKALLIACKSKEIHSAVDTSGYASKTVVESIIPYANLFLFDLKIANDEEHRKYTGVSNKPILENLDLINNSRKKVIIRIPLIQNITDTDINLKALRYIINRYPSIERVDLLPFHNIARSKYERFGKEYRLSNADAYDSVKAEQIRNYFTEMVPVVTLGG from the coding sequence ATGTCTGAAAAATCTGGTTTAGTATTCGATATACGCCATTTCTCCGTGCACGATGGACCTGGAATTCGCACTACGGTTTTCTTAAAGGGCTGTCCATTAAGCTGTGCTTGGTGTCATAACCCCGAGAGTCAACTTTTTGAACCTGAAGCCTGTGTTAGAATTCGAAGGATCGATGATAAAGAGTTCCCTATAACCGAAACCATTGGTAAGCCAATGAGCGTTGAGGAAGTTATGGGTGAGGTTGCTAAGGATATTTCCATTTTCGACGAATCGAACGGAGGTGTAACATTCTCGGGTGGAGAGCCGCTTTCGCAGCACGATTTTTTGAAAGCTTTGCTGATTGCTTGCAAGTCAAAGGAGATTCACTCTGCTGTTGACACCAGCGGTTATGCCTCGAAAACAGTGGTTGAAAGTATCATTCCATATGCAAATCTATTCCTGTTCGATTTGAAGATAGCCAACGACGAAGAGCACCGGAAATACACCGGAGTGTCGAATAAACCAATCCTTGAAAACTTGGATTTGATAAACAACTCAAGAAAAAAAGTTATAATCCGTATTCCACTGATTCAGAATATCACCGATACAGATATTAACCTTAAAGCCTTGAGATATATTATTAATAGGTATCCAAGCATCGAAAGGGTCGATTTGCTCCCATTCCATAACATTGCCAGAAGTAAGTACGAGCGATTTGGAAAGGAATACAGGTTAAGCAATGCCGATGCTTACGATAGTGTTAAGGCCGAACAAATAAGGAATTACTTTACAGAGATGGTTCCTGTTGTAACATTGGGAGGATAA
- the plsX gene encoding phosphate acyltransferase, which produces MRIGVDAMGGDFAPDAVVSGAVLALNHLNAGERIVLFGNQDVIINLLQKENVSPDKFDIIHTTEVIEMGDNPSKSFAKKPDSSIVKGFMALAAGKIDGFASAGSTGAMMVGAMMVIKQIPGVIRPAIAGFIPVSDKKVNLLLDVGLNPDCRPDVLYQYGILGSIYAKRVLGVENPRISLLNIGEEDEKGNLVSKGAFELMKDSPDFNFVGNVEGHHLFHDKKADVVVCDGFVGNIVLKEAEAFYHLLKKFTPENSFIERFNSENYGGTPVLGVNKPVIIAHGASSPKAIMNMIIQTREVISSELCEKIKQAFS; this is translated from the coding sequence ATGAGAATTGGCGTTGATGCGATGGGAGGAGATTTCGCACCCGATGCAGTTGTGTCGGGTGCCGTTTTAGCCCTAAACCATCTCAATGCTGGCGAGAGAATAGTTCTCTTTGGCAATCAGGATGTTATTATCAATCTTCTCCAAAAGGAAAATGTAAGTCCTGATAAATTTGATATTATTCATACCACCGAGGTAATTGAGATGGGCGATAACCCATCAAAATCATTTGCAAAAAAGCCCGATTCTAGTATTGTTAAAGGCTTTATGGCTTTAGCTGCTGGTAAAATTGATGGCTTTGCAAGCGCAGGTAGTACCGGCGCTATGATGGTGGGCGCAATGATGGTTATAAAGCAAATTCCTGGAGTTATTCGTCCTGCAATTGCTGGATTTATTCCGGTATCGGATAAAAAGGTGAATCTTTTACTCGATGTGGGATTAAATCCCGATTGTCGTCCTGATGTACTGTACCAGTATGGAATTCTTGGTTCAATCTACGCAAAACGGGTTTTAGGCGTCGAAAATCCTAGAATCTCGCTATTAAACATTGGCGAAGAGGACGAAAAGGGAAATTTGGTTTCAAAAGGAGCCTTTGAGTTGATGAAGGATTCCCCCGATTTTAACTTTGTTGGAAATGTTGAGGGTCATCATTTATTCCACGACAAAAAGGCTGATGTTGTAGTATGCGATGGTTTTGTAGGAAACATTGTACTTAAGGAGGCCGAAGCATTCTACCACTTGCTAAAGAAATTTACCCCTGAGAATAGTTTTATTGAGCGCTTTAACTCCGAGAATTATGGTGGTACACCAGTGCTTGGGGTTAACAAGCCTGTAATAATAGCTCATGGAGCATCGAGCCCCAAAGCAATAATGAATATGATTATTCAAACTCGCGAGGTTATATCATCGGAACTATGCGAGAAAATTAAACAAGCATTCAGCTAA
- a CDS encoding DNA-binding protein, with amino-acid sequence MGNTFDAYSINFKGLKLGKHSFEFELNDAFFREYEEGEISRGHLKAVVNLNRQNHLLEFKISIKGSVQVVCDRCLELFELPITYKGELFAKIGSTDEEQTNDEIIFLSEEDHEVNLAQYLYESVCLSLPLTRYHGINGTNINDCDKEMLAKMNIVSDSNTSEIDPRWEKLRKLKNN; translated from the coding sequence GTGGGTAATACATTTGATGCATATTCAATTAATTTCAAGGGACTTAAACTTGGAAAACACTCGTTTGAATTCGAATTAAACGATGCCTTTTTCCGTGAGTATGAGGAGGGTGAAATTAGCCGGGGACACCTAAAGGCGGTTGTCAATCTTAATAGGCAGAATCATTTGCTGGAATTTAAGATAAGCATAAAGGGTTCCGTGCAGGTTGTGTGCGATAGGTGTCTAGAACTTTTTGAGTTGCCGATAACTTACAAAGGAGAGTTGTTTGCTAAGATTGGATCAACTGATGAGGAGCAAACTAATGATGAAATAATATTCCTTTCGGAAGAGGATCATGAGGTGAATTTGGCGCAGTACCTTTACGAAAGTGTTTGTTTAAGTTTACCATTAACCCGGTATCATGGGATAAATGGAACAAATATTAACGATTGCGATAAGGAGATGCTTGCAAAGATGAATATTGTTTCTGATAGCAACACTTCTGAAATCGATCCAAGGTGGGAAAAATTACGAAAACTAAAGAATAACTAA
- the frr gene encoding ribosome-recycling factor, translating to MTPDDAKKVINTAEGLMSKAVDHLENELRVIRAGKANPNVLSGVMVDYYGTMTPLAQVASVGSPDARTIVIQPWEKKMIDPIERAIMAANLGFNPQNNGETVRIMVPPLTEERRKDLVKQVKHEGENARVSIRNARRDALEEIKKMQKNGLAEDVAKDSETKVQKITDTYNKKVDEHLDKKEKEIMTV from the coding sequence ATGACTCCCGATGATGCAAAGAAAGTTATAAATACAGCCGAAGGACTAATGTCTAAAGCTGTTGATCACCTCGAAAACGAACTTAGAGTAATCCGTGCCGGAAAAGCGAATCCAAACGTACTCTCTGGTGTTATGGTGGATTACTACGGTACAATGACTCCTTTGGCTCAGGTTGCAAGCGTTGGTAGCCCCGATGCTAGAACCATTGTTATTCAACCATGGGAAAAAAAGATGATAGATCCTATTGAGCGTGCAATCATGGCAGCTAACCTTGGTTTCAATCCTCAAAATAATGGAGAAACTGTTCGAATAATGGTTCCTCCTTTAACAGAGGAGCGTCGTAAGGACTTGGTTAAGCAAGTTAAGCACGAAGGAGAAAATGCCCGCGTAAGTATCCGCAATGCAAGGCGCGATGCTCTTGAGGAAATCAAAAAAATGCAGAAAAACGGCTTAGCCGAAGATGTTGCAAAGGATTCCGAAACCAAAGTTCAAAAAATAACGGATACTTACAACAAAAAGGTTGATGAGCATCTGGATAAAAAGGAAAAAGAGATAATGACTGTATAG
- the fabH2 gene encoding 3-oxoacyl-[acyl-carrier-protein] synthase 3 protein 2, giving the protein MGKITAAITGVGGFVPDYILTNEELSRMVDTTDEWIMTRIGIKERHILKGEGLGTSDMAVHAVNELLRKTNTKPEEVDMLICGVVTPDMQFPATANIISDKCGIKNAFGYDMNAGCSSFLYALVTASKFVETGSHKKVIVVGADKMSSITDYTDRATCPIFGDGAGAVLLEPCEDGYGVIDSKMQVDGSGRKHLHQVAGGSCYPASIETVTKRQHYIYQEGQPVFKAAVSNMADVSVEMMQRNNITPETLAWLVPHQANMRIIEATAHRMGISKEQVMINIQKYGNTTSATIPLCLWEWETKLRKGDNIIIATFGAGFTWGAIYVKWAYDGDKVKK; this is encoded by the coding sequence ATGGGAAAAATTACTGCCGCAATCACCGGTGTTGGGGGATTTGTCCCCGACTACATTCTTACCAATGAAGAACTCAGCAGAATGGTTGATACCACTGATGAGTGGATTATGACTCGAATTGGTATTAAAGAACGTCACATTTTAAAGGGCGAAGGATTAGGAACTTCGGACATGGCCGTTCATGCTGTGAACGAGTTGCTCCGTAAAACCAACACTAAGCCCGAAGAGGTGGATATGTTGATTTGCGGCGTGGTTACACCCGATATGCAGTTTCCTGCCACGGCAAACATTATAAGCGATAAATGCGGCATTAAAAACGCCTTTGGATACGATATGAATGCAGGTTGTTCCAGTTTTCTTTATGCGTTGGTAACTGCATCTAAATTTGTTGAAACAGGTTCACATAAAAAAGTTATTGTAGTTGGAGCCGATAAGATGTCTTCAATTACCGATTATACGGATCGTGCAACATGTCCTATCTTTGGCGATGGCGCTGGTGCTGTTTTGCTTGAGCCTTGCGAGGATGGCTATGGAGTTATTGATTCCAAAATGCAGGTTGACGGTTCTGGCCGTAAGCACTTGCATCAGGTTGCAGGGGGGTCGTGCTACCCCGCTTCAATAGAAACCGTTACTAAACGTCAACACTATATCTACCAAGAAGGACAGCCTGTTTTTAAGGCTGCGGTTTCAAATATGGCCGATGTTTCTGTTGAGATGATGCAGCGCAATAACATTACCCCTGAGACATTGGCATGGTTAGTGCCTCATCAGGCTAACATGCGCATTATTGAGGCAACCGCTCATAGAATGGGAATTAGCAAGGAGCAGGTAATGATCAATATCCAAAAATATGGTAACACAACAAGCGCAACCATTCCGTTGTGCCTTTGGGAGTGGGAGACTAAATTAAGAAAAGGAGATAATATTATTATTGCAACTTTTGGTGCAGGGTTTACTTGGGGGGCCATCTATGTAAAGTGGGCCTATGACGGAGATAAGGTAAAGAAATAA